In Deltaproteobacteria bacterium, a genomic segment contains:
- the rfaD gene encoding ADP-glyceromanno-heptose 6-epimerase, whose amino-acid sequence MTAGALLVTGAAGFIGARFVESCNRRGVPLVSVDRPGSFVARLEHRGLDFGSMVDVDGLERWLAAEPPALAGIVHLGACTDTTEMDVDYLRRVNLEYSQRLWRWATARRVPFVYASSAATYGDGANGYDDDEALIPKLRPLNPYGESKRQFDLWVLGEERAGRMPPAWSGFKFFNVYGFGERHKGTMASVILHAFDQIRAAGEVRLFKSYRPDVANGEQRRDFVYVEDVVAVLRFALERPLARGIYNLGSGTSRTFLDLARATFAALGAPPKVRFIEMPESLRARYQYATEARMDRVRAAGWTTPFTTLEEGARRYVARLLAAS is encoded by the coding sequence CGGCGTGCCGCTCGTGTCGGTCGATCGTCCCGGGAGCTTCGTGGCGCGTCTCGAGCACCGCGGCCTCGACTTCGGCAGCATGGTGGACGTCGACGGGCTCGAGCGATGGCTCGCGGCGGAGCCGCCCGCGCTCGCCGGCATCGTCCACCTCGGCGCGTGCACCGACACGACCGAGATGGACGTCGACTACCTCCGGCGCGTCAACCTCGAGTACTCGCAGCGGCTCTGGCGCTGGGCGACGGCGCGCCGCGTGCCCTTCGTCTACGCGAGCAGCGCCGCGACGTACGGCGACGGCGCGAACGGGTACGACGACGACGAGGCGCTGATCCCGAAGCTCCGTCCCCTCAACCCCTACGGCGAGTCCAAGCGGCAATTCGATCTGTGGGTGCTCGGCGAGGAGCGCGCCGGCCGGATGCCGCCGGCCTGGAGCGGCTTCAAGTTCTTCAACGTCTACGGCTTCGGCGAGCGCCACAAGGGCACGATGGCGAGCGTCATCCTGCACGCCTTCGACCAGATTCGTGCCGCCGGCGAGGTGCGCCTCTTCAAGAGCTACCGGCCGGACGTCGCCAACGGCGAGCAGCGGCGCGACTTCGTCTACGTCGAGGACGTCGTCGCGGTCCTGCGGTTCGCGCTGGAACGCCCGCTCGCGCGCGGCATCTACAATCTCGGCAGCGGCACGAGCCGCACTTTCCTCGACCTCGCCCGCGCGACCTTCGCCGCGCTCGGCGCGCCCCCGAAGGTCCGCTTCATCGAGATGCCCGAGAGCCTGCGCGCGCGCTATCAGTACGCGACCGAGGCCCGGATGGACCGCGTGCGTGCGGCCGGCTGGACGACCCCGTTCACGACGCTGGAGGAAGGCGCGCGGCGGTACGTCGCGCGCTTGCTCGCGGCGTCGTAA